In Xyrauchen texanus isolate HMW12.3.18 chromosome 32, RBS_HiC_50CHRs, whole genome shotgun sequence, the following proteins share a genomic window:
- the LOC127626290 gene encoding transcription factor Sp2-like isoform X1 — MSDQKDSMATTVAVSPSEYLQPSTTTTSQDSQPSPLALLAATCSKIGPPAAQAPVSTPPAQPTTRRLHPIKPAPIAPAPPKNLGFLSTKGNVIQLPAGLGNSGASPIVFTIQSPSRQAGTSTPNIQYQMIPQFQGSQTIQMVPQGGQIQIIPGTNQAIFTSPVTVQAATPAPPPLAPAPVPPQKTVAIKSSSLKRRQNNANVVRLPSGLTLPLNITTGDVGGGQVVTETAAAPVKGKRGRKRQVAVAQPATAPQPASPPPVAEQVEALLIETTADNIIQAGNNLLIVQSPGGNQPAVVQQVQLVQQKSDQQVVQIPSQALKVVQAASATLPPVPQRQTVQPSLQVTPSEPTQVLIKTASGEWQAVQLQETMVTTPTTPASTPAVVSKKAQTGTRKERTLPKIAPAGGGLITLNAAQLASAAQAVQTISINGVQVQGVPVTITNAGGQQHLTVQAVPGGGLQLGSTQTQTMHVEQTQTLALELQSQPGEKKRRMACTCPNCKDAEKRPGEVGKRKHICHIVGCEKTFQKTSLLRAHVRLHTGERPFVCSWVFCGKRFTRSDELQRHARTHTGDKRFECNKCQKRFMRSDHLTKHYKTHINTKTL, encoded by the exons ATGAGCG ATCAAAAGGACAGTATGGCCACCACTGTCGCAGTCAGCCCCAGTGAATATCTTCAGCCCTCCACTACTACCACTTCTCAA GATTCACAGCCCTCCCCACTGGCCCTTCTGGCAGCTACCTGCAGTAAGATTGGGCCTCCTGCTGCCCAAGCCCCAGTCAGCACACCACCAGCTCAGCCAACCACACGCCGTCTGCACCCCATCAAGCCTGCCCCCATTGCTCCAGCTCCACCCAAAAACCTTGGGTTTCTCTCAACAAAAGGGAATGTTATCCAGCTGCCTGCGGGCCTTGGTAACTCAGGGGCCAGTCCCATTGTCTTCACGATTCAGAGCCCTTCACGCCAAGCGGGCACATCCACTCCCAACATCCAGTACCAGATGATTCCTCAGTTCCAGGGATCTCAGACCATTCAGATGGTGCCTCAGGGAGGACAGATCCAGATCATCCCTGGAACCAACCAGGCCATTTTCACCTCACCGGTCACAGTTCAGGCTGCCACACCTGCCCCACCACCTTTGGCTCCAGCGCCGGTTCCCCCGCAGAAGACAGTGGCGATCAAGTCATCCTCATTAAAGCGTCGACAGAATAATGCTAATGTTGTACGACTTCCTAGTGGACTCACTCTGCCTCTCAACATTACCACAGGTGATGTGGGAGGAGGACAGGTTGTTACAGAGACTGCTGCTGCTCCAGTGAAGGGCAAGAGGGGAAGAAAGAGGCAAGTGGCTGTAGCCCAACCAGCCACTGCCCCTCAACCAGCCTCACCACCACCTGTGGCTGAGCAGGTGGAGGCATTGCTAATAGAGACAACAGCTGATAATATTATTCAG GCAGGGAATAATCTCCTGATTGTGCAGAGTCCAGGGGGGAATCAGCCGGCTGTGGTGCAGCAGGTGCAGTTGGTTCAGCAGAAATCCGATCAGCAGGTCGTTCAGATCCCCTCACAGGCTTTAAAAGTTGTACAGGCCGCCTCTGCCACACTTCCCCCTGTACCACAGAGACAGACAGTCCAGCCCAGTTTGCAGGTTACACCCTCAGAACCCACACAG GTGCTGATTAAAACAGCCTCAGGCGAATGGCAGGCTGTACAGCTACAGGAGACCATGGTTACTACACCGACCACACCTGCCAGCACACCAGCAGTGGTCTCTAAAAAGGCTCAAACAGGGACACGGAAAGAGAGGACTCTTCCAAAGATTGCCCCGGCTGGAGGGGGTCTGATAACACTGAATGCAGCCCAGCTAGCTTCTGCTGCTCAGGCTGTTCAGACCATCAGTATTAATGGTGTGCAGGTGCAGGGTGTTCCTGTAACTATCACCAACGCGgggg gCCAGCAGCATCTCACAGTGCAGGCGGTTCCAGGTGGGGGTCTACAGCTGGGCAGTACCCAAACGCAGACCATGCATGTGGAGCAAACGCAGACACTCGCACTGGAATTGCAGAGTCAGCCAGGAGAGAAAAAACGACGCATGGCCTGCACCTGCCCAAACTGCAAGGATGCAGAAAAGAG GCCTGGAGAAGTGGGGAAAAGAAAACACATCTGCCACATAGTAGGCTGTGAAAAAACCTTTCAAAAGACATCCCTGCTGCGGGCGCATGTCCGGCTGCACACAGGTGAGAGACCATTCGTGTGCAGCTGGGTCTTCTGCGGAAAACGATTCACACGCAGTGACGAATTGCAAAGACACGCCAGGACACACACAG GAGACAAACGTTTTGAGTGCAATAAGTGTCAAAAACGTTTTATGCGGAGTGACCACCTCACAAAGCATTACAAAACGCACATCAACACAaagactctgtaa
- the LOC127626158 gene encoding suppressor of cytokine signaling 7-like isoform X1 yields MNNAQDMSPDFVLMRLVSAAEDDRLDEENGNLSSTVQEVLSHGGIKGNFECTQNQMVGLARHGHISAVSKAPQANGTEAPDTGVMATRPSLSVPPPPLHSVEAHGYDLTHIGGMGPQLLVFRNISRDSAENNLDDQSQVGAFENQAVLSSESSGSINSNMLSAVDAQHPHTWTLHPQLKLPTVATDKEAAELCNRHRLITDKKDWLPAADKTNAVSMTEPSWSCTTAQRQLQLPDGPVLELARKFGDLGVAPVSDFLLKDGELPHCSCHSVLGSAVAGIRQGDDPTETSDALLVLEGLGSEEVNGLGINTCQKTESHIPEHGERDIVNTTPGAFTLKCFPSVLAGQTMGVSGGLCCLLRDSVNTRAQDDTTTDKLTPQVLPSQASTPKAWPERSASRAHGASGGEKTLKVPGKSRKGSLKIRLSKLFRTKSCSGSNNLLDKRPSVTFSISSAGSLVDMSGAIGREHDSGSQPGLTRAQSAFSAASFTPIFTGETVSLVDVDISQRERNSPHPPTPPPPPRRSLSLLDDIGGPQPGPFLVSVMGASLQSLPLPLPPPPPLHATIQHSLSLNDAFFRALPHSTPSPMETLAPARVAPPPIICPLRGADSSSFTASLRELERCGWYWGPMNWEDAEMKLRGKPDGSFLVRDSSDPRYILSLSFRSQGVTHHTRMEHYRGTFSLWCHPKFEDRCHSVVEFIERAIMHSKNGKFLYFLRSRVPGLPPTPVQLLYPVSRFSNVKSLQHLCRFCIRQLVRIDHIQELPLPKPLIVYLRKFYYYDPEEEMYLSIKGMRQAAGVEQEAESET; encoded by the exons ATGAACAACGCGCAAGATATGTCTCCCGATTTTGTCTTGATGCGCCTGGTCTCCGCGGCCGAGGATGACCGCTTGGATGAGGAGAATGGGAATCTGTCTTCGACAGTGCAGGAGGTCTTGTCTCATGGAGGTATTAAGGGTAACTTTGAATGCACACAGAATCAAATGGTCGGCCTTGCCCGACACGGCCACATCTCAGCGGTGAGCAAAGCTCCGCAAGCCAACGGAACGGAGGCACCTGACACTGGAGTGATGGCGACTAGACCGTCGCTCTCTGTACCGCCTCCCCCGCTTCATTCAGTCGAGGCCCACGGGTACGATCTCACGCACATAGGCGGAATGGGGCCTCAACTGTTAGTATTCAGAAATATATCGAGAGACTCTGCTGAAAATAATTTGGATGATCAGAGTCAAGTAGGGGCTTTTGAAAACCAAGCGGTGCTTTCCTCCGAGTCTAGCGGCAGCATCAATAGCAACATGCTCAGCGCCGTGGACGCTCAGCATCCTCATACATGGACGCTGCATCCTCAGCTTAAGCTGCCGACGGTTGCTACAGATAAGGAGGCAGCAGAGCTGTGCAACCGGCATCGTTTGATCACAGACAAAAAAGATTGGCTGCCGGCAGCGGATAAAACCAACGCTGTTTCGATGACAGAGCCCAGCTGGAGCTGCACAACGGCGCAGAGACAGCTCCAGCTGCCCGACGGTCCTGTGTTAGAGCTGGCGCGGAAATTCGGGGACCTGGGAGTTGCTCCGGTAAGCGATTTTTTGCTCAAAGACGGCGAGCTACCGCACTGTTCGTGTCACAGCGTTCTCGGTTCGGCGGTAGCTGGTATCAGGCAAGGCGACGACCCGACTGAGACCAGCGATGCGCTGCTGGTCCTGGAGGGCCTCGGGTCTGAAGAGGTGAATGGTCTGGGCATCAATACCTGTCAAAAGACTGAGTCACACATTCCTGAACACGGAGAAAGGGACATAGTAAACACGACGCCAGGTGCGTTTACACTCAAATGTTTCCCGTCGGTACTGGCCGGGCAAACCATGGGGGTCTCAGGTGGACTTTGTTGTTTGTTGCGAGACTCAGTTAACACCAGGGCTCAGGATGATACTACCACCGACAAACTGACGCCACAGGTCCTACCCAGCCAGGCATCCACTCCGAAAGCCTGGCCGGAAAGAAGCGCGTCCCGAGCGCATGGGGCAAGCGGAGGAGAGAAGACTCTGAAAGTACCAGGAAAATCCAGGAAGGGCTCGCTTAAAATCCGCCTGAGTAAACTTTTCAGAACTAAAAGCTGTAGTGGCTCTAACAATCTTTTGGACAAAAGACCTTCAGTAACATTCTCCATTTCCTCAGCTGGCAGTTTAGTTGACATGTCAGGAGCAATTGGTAGGGAACATGACTCGGGCAG CCAACCTGGACTAACAAGGGCACAGAGTGCCTTCTCTGCTGCCTCTTTTACTCCTATATTCACAG GAGAGACTGTGTCCTTGGTTGATGTGGACAtatctcagagagagagaaactccCCTCACCCTCCCACGCCTCCACCTCCTCCGCGCCGGAGCCTCAGTCTGCTAG ACGATATAGGTGGGCCGCAGCCTGGGCCTTTCCTTGTGAGTGTAATGGGGGCTTCCCTGCAGTCTCTCCCTctgcctcttcctcctcctcccccTCTCCACGCTACCATCCAGCATAGTCTCAGCCTCAATG ATGCTTTTTTCCGGGCACTTCCACATTCGACCCCATCACCAATGGAGACTCTAGCCCCTGCCAGAGTGGCCCCACCCCCGATCATTTGTCCACTAAGAGGGGCCGATTCCAGCAGCTTCACTGCCAGTCTGAGAGAGCTGGAGCGG TGTGGCTGGTATTGGGGGCCGATGAACTGGGAGGATGCTGAAATGAAGCTGAGAGGAAAGCCTGATGGCTCATTTTTGGTTCGGGACAGTTCAGACCCACGATACATCCTCAGCCTCAGCTTTCGGTCACAGGGTGTCACGCATCACACACGCATGGAGCACTATAGAG GAACCTTCAGTTTATGGTGCCACCCTAAATTTGAAGATCGCTGTCATTCTGTGGTTGAATTTATTGAGCGAGCCATCATGCACTCAAAAAATGGAAAATTCCTCTACTTCCTGCGTTCTCGAGTACCTG GACTGCCTCCGACCCCTGTGCAGCTGCTCTATCCAGTCTCACGCTTCAGCAATGTGAAATCACTCCAGCATTTGTGCCGTTTCTGCATCCGACAACTCGTCCGCATAGACCACATCCAGGAGCTGCCCCTCCCCAA ACCGCTTATTGTCTACCTGAGGAAGTTCTATTACTATGACCCAGAGGAAGAGATGTACCTCTCAATCAAAGGCATGCGCCAGGCAGCAGGTGTGGAACAGGAAGCCGAGTCTGAAACATAG
- the LOC127626290 gene encoding transcription factor Sp2-like isoform X2, producing MATTVAVSPSEYLQPSTTTTSQDSQPSPLALLAATCSKIGPPAAQAPVSTPPAQPTTRRLHPIKPAPIAPAPPKNLGFLSTKGNVIQLPAGLGNSGASPIVFTIQSPSRQAGTSTPNIQYQMIPQFQGSQTIQMVPQGGQIQIIPGTNQAIFTSPVTVQAATPAPPPLAPAPVPPQKTVAIKSSSLKRRQNNANVVRLPSGLTLPLNITTGDVGGGQVVTETAAAPVKGKRGRKRQVAVAQPATAPQPASPPPVAEQVEALLIETTADNIIQAGNNLLIVQSPGGNQPAVVQQVQLVQQKSDQQVVQIPSQALKVVQAASATLPPVPQRQTVQPSLQVTPSEPTQVLIKTASGEWQAVQLQETMVTTPTTPASTPAVVSKKAQTGTRKERTLPKIAPAGGGLITLNAAQLASAAQAVQTISINGVQVQGVPVTITNAGGQQHLTVQAVPGGGLQLGSTQTQTMHVEQTQTLALELQSQPGEKKRRMACTCPNCKDAEKRPGEVGKRKHICHIVGCEKTFQKTSLLRAHVRLHTGERPFVCSWVFCGKRFTRSDELQRHARTHTGDKRFECNKCQKRFMRSDHLTKHYKTHINTKTL from the exons ATGGCCACCACTGTCGCAGTCAGCCCCAGTGAATATCTTCAGCCCTCCACTACTACCACTTCTCAA GATTCACAGCCCTCCCCACTGGCCCTTCTGGCAGCTACCTGCAGTAAGATTGGGCCTCCTGCTGCCCAAGCCCCAGTCAGCACACCACCAGCTCAGCCAACCACACGCCGTCTGCACCCCATCAAGCCTGCCCCCATTGCTCCAGCTCCACCCAAAAACCTTGGGTTTCTCTCAACAAAAGGGAATGTTATCCAGCTGCCTGCGGGCCTTGGTAACTCAGGGGCCAGTCCCATTGTCTTCACGATTCAGAGCCCTTCACGCCAAGCGGGCACATCCACTCCCAACATCCAGTACCAGATGATTCCTCAGTTCCAGGGATCTCAGACCATTCAGATGGTGCCTCAGGGAGGACAGATCCAGATCATCCCTGGAACCAACCAGGCCATTTTCACCTCACCGGTCACAGTTCAGGCTGCCACACCTGCCCCACCACCTTTGGCTCCAGCGCCGGTTCCCCCGCAGAAGACAGTGGCGATCAAGTCATCCTCATTAAAGCGTCGACAGAATAATGCTAATGTTGTACGACTTCCTAGTGGACTCACTCTGCCTCTCAACATTACCACAGGTGATGTGGGAGGAGGACAGGTTGTTACAGAGACTGCTGCTGCTCCAGTGAAGGGCAAGAGGGGAAGAAAGAGGCAAGTGGCTGTAGCCCAACCAGCCACTGCCCCTCAACCAGCCTCACCACCACCTGTGGCTGAGCAGGTGGAGGCATTGCTAATAGAGACAACAGCTGATAATATTATTCAG GCAGGGAATAATCTCCTGATTGTGCAGAGTCCAGGGGGGAATCAGCCGGCTGTGGTGCAGCAGGTGCAGTTGGTTCAGCAGAAATCCGATCAGCAGGTCGTTCAGATCCCCTCACAGGCTTTAAAAGTTGTACAGGCCGCCTCTGCCACACTTCCCCCTGTACCACAGAGACAGACAGTCCAGCCCAGTTTGCAGGTTACACCCTCAGAACCCACACAG GTGCTGATTAAAACAGCCTCAGGCGAATGGCAGGCTGTACAGCTACAGGAGACCATGGTTACTACACCGACCACACCTGCCAGCACACCAGCAGTGGTCTCTAAAAAGGCTCAAACAGGGACACGGAAAGAGAGGACTCTTCCAAAGATTGCCCCGGCTGGAGGGGGTCTGATAACACTGAATGCAGCCCAGCTAGCTTCTGCTGCTCAGGCTGTTCAGACCATCAGTATTAATGGTGTGCAGGTGCAGGGTGTTCCTGTAACTATCACCAACGCGgggg gCCAGCAGCATCTCACAGTGCAGGCGGTTCCAGGTGGGGGTCTACAGCTGGGCAGTACCCAAACGCAGACCATGCATGTGGAGCAAACGCAGACACTCGCACTGGAATTGCAGAGTCAGCCAGGAGAGAAAAAACGACGCATGGCCTGCACCTGCCCAAACTGCAAGGATGCAGAAAAGAG GCCTGGAGAAGTGGGGAAAAGAAAACACATCTGCCACATAGTAGGCTGTGAAAAAACCTTTCAAAAGACATCCCTGCTGCGGGCGCATGTCCGGCTGCACACAGGTGAGAGACCATTCGTGTGCAGCTGGGTCTTCTGCGGAAAACGATTCACACGCAGTGACGAATTGCAAAGACACGCCAGGACACACACAG GAGACAAACGTTTTGAGTGCAATAAGTGTCAAAAACGTTTTATGCGGAGTGACCACCTCACAAAGCATTACAAAACGCACATCAACACAaagactctgtaa
- the LOC127626158 gene encoding suppressor of cytokine signaling 7-like isoform X2: protein MNNAQDMSPDFVLMRLVSAAEDDRLDEENGNLSSTVQEVLSHGGIKGNFECTQNQMVGLARHGHISAVSKAPQANGTEAPDTGVMATRPSLSVPPPPLHSVEAHGYDLTHIGGMGPQLLVFRNISRDSAENNLDDQSQVGAFENQAVLSSESSGSINSNMLSAVDAQHPHTWTLHPQLKLPTVATDKEAAELCNRHRLITDKKDWLPAADKTNAVSMTEPSWSCTTAQRQLQLPDGPVLELARKFGDLGVAPVSDFLLKDGELPHCSCHSVLGSAVAGIRQGDDPTETSDALLVLEGLGSEEVNGLGINTCQKTESHIPEHGERDIVNTTPGAFTLKCFPSVLAGQTMGVSGGLCCLLRDSVNTRAQDDTTTDKLTPQVLPSQASTPKAWPERSASRAHGASGGEKTLKVPGKSRKGSLKIRLSKLFRTKSCSGSNNLLDKRPSVTFSISSAGSLVDMSGAIGREHDSGSQPGLTRAQSAFSAASFTPIFTGETVSLVDVDISQRERNSPHPPTPPPPPRRSLSLLDAFFRALPHSTPSPMETLAPARVAPPPIICPLRGADSSSFTASLRELERCGWYWGPMNWEDAEMKLRGKPDGSFLVRDSSDPRYILSLSFRSQGVTHHTRMEHYRGTFSLWCHPKFEDRCHSVVEFIERAIMHSKNGKFLYFLRSRVPGLPPTPVQLLYPVSRFSNVKSLQHLCRFCIRQLVRIDHIQELPLPKPLIVYLRKFYYYDPEEEMYLSIKGMRQAAGVEQEAESET from the exons ATGAACAACGCGCAAGATATGTCTCCCGATTTTGTCTTGATGCGCCTGGTCTCCGCGGCCGAGGATGACCGCTTGGATGAGGAGAATGGGAATCTGTCTTCGACAGTGCAGGAGGTCTTGTCTCATGGAGGTATTAAGGGTAACTTTGAATGCACACAGAATCAAATGGTCGGCCTTGCCCGACACGGCCACATCTCAGCGGTGAGCAAAGCTCCGCAAGCCAACGGAACGGAGGCACCTGACACTGGAGTGATGGCGACTAGACCGTCGCTCTCTGTACCGCCTCCCCCGCTTCATTCAGTCGAGGCCCACGGGTACGATCTCACGCACATAGGCGGAATGGGGCCTCAACTGTTAGTATTCAGAAATATATCGAGAGACTCTGCTGAAAATAATTTGGATGATCAGAGTCAAGTAGGGGCTTTTGAAAACCAAGCGGTGCTTTCCTCCGAGTCTAGCGGCAGCATCAATAGCAACATGCTCAGCGCCGTGGACGCTCAGCATCCTCATACATGGACGCTGCATCCTCAGCTTAAGCTGCCGACGGTTGCTACAGATAAGGAGGCAGCAGAGCTGTGCAACCGGCATCGTTTGATCACAGACAAAAAAGATTGGCTGCCGGCAGCGGATAAAACCAACGCTGTTTCGATGACAGAGCCCAGCTGGAGCTGCACAACGGCGCAGAGACAGCTCCAGCTGCCCGACGGTCCTGTGTTAGAGCTGGCGCGGAAATTCGGGGACCTGGGAGTTGCTCCGGTAAGCGATTTTTTGCTCAAAGACGGCGAGCTACCGCACTGTTCGTGTCACAGCGTTCTCGGTTCGGCGGTAGCTGGTATCAGGCAAGGCGACGACCCGACTGAGACCAGCGATGCGCTGCTGGTCCTGGAGGGCCTCGGGTCTGAAGAGGTGAATGGTCTGGGCATCAATACCTGTCAAAAGACTGAGTCACACATTCCTGAACACGGAGAAAGGGACATAGTAAACACGACGCCAGGTGCGTTTACACTCAAATGTTTCCCGTCGGTACTGGCCGGGCAAACCATGGGGGTCTCAGGTGGACTTTGTTGTTTGTTGCGAGACTCAGTTAACACCAGGGCTCAGGATGATACTACCACCGACAAACTGACGCCACAGGTCCTACCCAGCCAGGCATCCACTCCGAAAGCCTGGCCGGAAAGAAGCGCGTCCCGAGCGCATGGGGCAAGCGGAGGAGAGAAGACTCTGAAAGTACCAGGAAAATCCAGGAAGGGCTCGCTTAAAATCCGCCTGAGTAAACTTTTCAGAACTAAAAGCTGTAGTGGCTCTAACAATCTTTTGGACAAAAGACCTTCAGTAACATTCTCCATTTCCTCAGCTGGCAGTTTAGTTGACATGTCAGGAGCAATTGGTAGGGAACATGACTCGGGCAG CCAACCTGGACTAACAAGGGCACAGAGTGCCTTCTCTGCTGCCTCTTTTACTCCTATATTCACAG GAGAGACTGTGTCCTTGGTTGATGTGGACAtatctcagagagagagaaactccCCTCACCCTCCCACGCCTCCACCTCCTCCGCGCCGGAGCCTCAGTCTGCTAG ATGCTTTTTTCCGGGCACTTCCACATTCGACCCCATCACCAATGGAGACTCTAGCCCCTGCCAGAGTGGCCCCACCCCCGATCATTTGTCCACTAAGAGGGGCCGATTCCAGCAGCTTCACTGCCAGTCTGAGAGAGCTGGAGCGG TGTGGCTGGTATTGGGGGCCGATGAACTGGGAGGATGCTGAAATGAAGCTGAGAGGAAAGCCTGATGGCTCATTTTTGGTTCGGGACAGTTCAGACCCACGATACATCCTCAGCCTCAGCTTTCGGTCACAGGGTGTCACGCATCACACACGCATGGAGCACTATAGAG GAACCTTCAGTTTATGGTGCCACCCTAAATTTGAAGATCGCTGTCATTCTGTGGTTGAATTTATTGAGCGAGCCATCATGCACTCAAAAAATGGAAAATTCCTCTACTTCCTGCGTTCTCGAGTACCTG GACTGCCTCCGACCCCTGTGCAGCTGCTCTATCCAGTCTCACGCTTCAGCAATGTGAAATCACTCCAGCATTTGTGCCGTTTCTGCATCCGACAACTCGTCCGCATAGACCACATCCAGGAGCTGCCCCTCCCCAA ACCGCTTATTGTCTACCTGAGGAAGTTCTATTACTATGACCCAGAGGAAGAGATGTACCTCTCAATCAAAGGCATGCGCCAGGCAGCAGGTGTGGAACAGGAAGCCGAGTCTGAAACATAG